ACGGCCCGGCGCAGGGCGCCCATGCGGGGCGGCGTCAGGACAGGCGCCTCAAGATCGGTCACGGGCTCGATTATCGGTGGCCGCCGGAACCGGCCGGGCCCACGAGACGTGGTGCATCAAGGGGAACGTGGCGTATGCCACACGCTCGACGGGAGTACGTGAGAGGTCCGCCGCGCAACCGTGGCAGGGACTCGCGTACTCTGACGGACCACTCGCCTTTGTGCTGGGCCCTGTCGTCCATGTGCCGCCGCGAGGCAGGCGGCACATGGACGACAGGGCCCAGGGCCCCCGGGATTCCGCTCTCCCCGGGCCGCAGCCCCAGGGAGTCCCCACCCTGTGGCACCGCCGAACGCGAGGGAACATCGGGAGGTACGTACATGTCCGGGACGCCCACGGCCGCTGCGCGATGCCGTCGGGAGGCCGGGGCCGGTGCCAACCGCTGGGTCGTCCTTGTGGTGCTGTGTGTCAGCCTCCTGCTGGTCGCCGTCGACGCCACCGTGCTGCATGTCGCGGTGCCCGCCGTCACCGAGGACCTCAAGCCCGACGCGATAGAACTGCTCTGGATCGTCGACGTCTACCCGCTCGTCTGCGCCTCGCTGCTCATCCTCTTCGGCACGCTGGGCGACCGCGTCGGCCGCAGAAGGGTCCTGCTTCTGGGGTACGGACTCTTCGGCGTCGCTTCCGGGATCGCCGCCCTGGCCGACAACGCGCAGGTCCTCATAGGTGCACGCGCCCTGCTCGGCGTCGGCGGCGCGATGATCATGCCCGCGACGCTGTCGATCCTGCGCCAGGTCTTTCCCGACCGGCGGGAGCGGGCGCTCGCGATCGGAATCTGGAGCGCGGTGGCCGCGGTGGGAGCGGCGATCGGCCCGCTGCTCGGCGGCTTTCTGCTCGAACACTTCTGGTGGGGATCCGTCTTCCTCATCAACATCCCGCTGATGCTCGTCAGCCTGCCGGTCGGACGGCTGCTGCTGCCCGAGTCGCGGGGCGACCGCAACGGTCCCTGGGACGTGGTCGGGGCGCTGATGGCCGCCGCCGGGCTCTTCGGGATCGTGCTCGGCGTGAAGCGGCTCGGTGGCGGTGAGGCGCCGTTCAGCCCGTTCACGCTGGTGCCGCTGCTCGTGGGCGGTGCGCTGATGGCCGGGTTCGTACGGCGACAGCGGCGTCGGGCGTCTCCGCTGGTCGATCTGCGGATGTTCGCGCGGTCCGCGTTCAGTACGTCGGTGGGGTGCATCGTCCTCGCGATGCTCGCGCTGGTCGGGCTCGAGCTGATAGCCGCGCAGTACCTGCAGCTCGTGCTCGGGCTCTCGCCGCTGGAGACCGGGCTGCGGCTGCTGCCGCTCACCGTCGCGGCGATGGCCTCGGGGCTTGCCGGGGCGAAGATGCTGCGAAGGCTCGGGCCGCGCGCGATGGTCTGCTTCGGTTTCTGTCTCACCGCGGCCGCGGTCGTCACGCTCACCGCGATGGGCCGGGAGGACAACGCGGGGCTGCTGCTCTTCGGGTTTGTGCTGCTGGGCTTCGGCCTGGAGACCACGCTCTTCGGGGCGTACGAGTCGATGCTGAGCGAGGCGCCGCCCGCGCAGGCGGGTGGGGCCGCCGCGATCGGGGAGACCTCGTACCAGCTGGGGGCCGGGATCGGCATAGCGCTCCTGGGGAGCGTGATGAACGCGGCGTACGCGCCGGGGCTGTCGTCGGTGCCGGGAGTTCCGGCGGCGGATTCCGCCGCCGCGGGGCACTCCCTGGGCGAGGCGTACGAGGTCGCCGCGCGGCTGGGCGGCGCTCCGGGGGCGGCCTTGCGGCATACCGCGCGGGACTCCTTCGTGCACGGGCTGCATGTGACGTTGCTGGTGAGTGCGGGGCTTCTGCTGCTGGGGGCGGTGATGGCGCTGCGGTTGCCGCGGGTGATGGAGTGCCCTCCGCCGGCGGGCTCGGCCGAGATTCCCGCGCCTCGGAAGGTCGCGGACTCCCGCGTGTCCGCGTAGCCTGCCCGGGCCTTCGGCCCGGCAGGTGTCTCCCACCCGCGCACAGCCCGTTCAACTCCGTCGACAGGTCCAGGTCCCTCGTGGGGGTGGCCCGCCGTTGGCGCTGCCGGTTCCTGCGCCGTCGGAGATGCACTGGACGTGCGGGACACTGCGTCGTAACGTCGGCTCTCGCATCGTGACTAGCGGTGCTAGTTTTTAGTTTCCGGAGGCTGCTCTGATGTCCGCGTCCTCGAAGCTCCCGCCCTTTGACCCCGCTGATCCGCTCGGGATCGACGACCTGCTGGACCTGGAGGACCTGGTCATCCGCGACACCGTGCGGGCGTGGGCCGCGGACCGGGTGCTGCCCTACGTCGCCGAGTGGTACGAGAAGGGCGAACTGCCCGGGATCCGGGAGCTGGCGCGGGAGCTCGGCGGGATCGGGGCGCTCGGGATGTCGCTCCAGGGGTACGGGTGCGCCGGGGCCAGTGCCGTTCAGTACGGGCTCGCCTGTCTCGAACTCGAGGCCGCCGACTCCGGGATCCGGTCCCTCGTGTCCGTGCAGGGATCCCTCGCCATGTACGCCCTTCACCGGTTCGGAAGTGAGGAGCAGAAGCATGAGTGGCTGCCCCGCATGGCCGCCGGTGAGGTCATCGGGTGCTTCGGGCTCACCGAACCCGACCACGGGTCCGACCCCGGCTCCATGCGGACCTACGCCAAGCGCGACGGCGGGGACTGGGTGCTCAACGGGCGGAAGATGTGGATCACCAATGGGTCGGTGGCCGGGGTCGCCGTCGTCTGGGCCCAGACCGACGACGGGATCCGCGGGTTCGTCGTGCCCACCGACGCGACGGGGTTCTCCGCCCCCGAGATCAAGCACAAGTGGTCACTGCGGGCCAGCGTCACCAGTGAGCTGATTCTTGATGATGTGCGCTTGCCCGCCGATGCCGTACTGCCGGACGTGACCGGGCTGAAGGGGCCGCTCAGCTGTCTGTCCCACGCGCGGTACGGCATCGTGTGGGGGTCGATGGGCGCCGCGCGGGCCAGCTTCGAGGCGGCCGTCGAGTACGCGAAGACGCGGGAGCAGTTCGGGCGGCCCATCGGAGGTTTCCAGCTCACCCAGGCCAAGCTCGCCGACATGGCGGTCGAGCTGCACAAGGGGATTCTGCTCGCCCATCACCTGGGGCGCCGCATGGACGCGGGACGGCTCCGTCCCGAACAGGTCAGCTTCGGCAAGCTCAACAACGTACGAGAGGCCATCGAGATCTGCCGTACCGCCCGTACCATCCTCGGTGCCAACGGGATCTCGCTCGAATATCCGGTGATGCGGCACGCCACGAACCTGGAGTCGGTGCTCACGTACGAAGGCACCGTCGAGATGCATCAACTCGTGCTGGGCAAGGCGCTCACCGGACTCGATGCCTTCCGGTGAGCCGAGCACCGGAGTGCGGGGCCGGTGAGCGGCCCTGCCTCAGCTCTGGTTGAAGAAACCGTCCGTCTGACGGCCCGCGGCCTCGCCGTTGACGATCTCCGTGTTGGCCGGGGTCAGCAGGAAGACACGGGTGGCGACCCGTTCGATCGTGCCGCGCAGCCCGAAGGTCAGGCCGGCCGCGAAGTCCACCACGCGCTTGGCGTCGGCGGGCTCCATGGACGTGAGGTTGATGATGACCGGGACGCCGTCCCGGAAGAGCTCGCCGATGCCGCGTGCGTCCCGGAAGCTGTCCGGGGTGACCGTGCCGATCCGGCGGCCCTTCTCCTCCGCGGTCTCGGACGCGACCTTCACGCGCGGGTCGGTGACCCAGGCATCGCCGGATTCCTGACCCTCGGCGTAGTCGTCGTCGTAGTAACGCTCGTCATCGTTGTCGTCGACGAGGCCAAGCCAGGCACTCGCCTTGCGCACCGATCCCATGGACGCCTCCTCTCACAGCGGTCCTTCTTGCTTTCCGCATCCCCATGGTCGTCCATGATGCGGATGTCGCGCTAAGGGGATAGACGCCGCGCGGGGGTTTCGTGACGGTACTGGTGCACAGCAAATACGTCGAGAGCCCGCGCGCCCCAAGGGTCCTGCGGGGTACGGCTGCTGACTGAGAGTGAAATATGATTTGCGACGGCGTTCGAGTGACGGACGGTGCGTACGGGTGAACGGGGTGGTCGATACTGTGCTGTCCGGTGCCTCCGGAACGCACGAGCCGGCGTCCAGAACATGACCGTGCTCGGCCTTCCTTCGGCGGTGCCGCGGCTCAAGGTCGTCCGTGCCACGGGGGAGTTTCGTGTTCGGAATCGTCAGGCCCTGCAGTCACCGCCTCGGTGGAGGGCTCAGCACGCAGTGGATGGCGCATTTGTGCGGGCTGTGCCTCGCGCTGCGCCGCGACCACGTCCAGTTCGCCCGGATCGTCACGAACTATGACGGGCTGCTGATATCAGTTTTGACGGAGGCTCAGGCCGAGCGGGCGACGGCGACGGGCTGGCGGCGCACCGCCGGGCCCTGCCCGTTGCGCGGTATGCGGACCGCGTCCGTCGCGCAGGGCGAGGGCGCGCGGCTCGCCGCGGCCGTCTCGCTGGTGCTCGCCTCGGCGAAGGTGCGTGACCATGTGGCCGACGGGGACGGCCTTTTGGCCCGCAGGCCCGTGGCGCTCGCCGCGCGCCGGGTCGCCGCGAGCTGGGGCAGGGCCGGTGCGCGTACCGGCTCCGACGTCGGCTTCGACACCGCCGTACTCGTCGACGCCGTGGACCGGCAGATCGGTATCGAGACGCTGGCCGGCATCGGAACGCCGCTGCTGACCGTCACCGAGCCGACCGAGACCGCCACCACCGCGGCCTTCGCGCACACCGCCGTCCTCGCCGGGCGCCCCGGCAACGCCGAGCCGCTTGCCGAGGCCGGACGGCTCTTCGGACGGCTCGCTCATCTCCTGGACGCCGTGGAGGACCGGGAAACTGACGCTGCGTCGGGGGCGTGGAACCCTCCCCCACTCTCGGCTTCGCTCGAGCGGGGGACCCCCATCCGCCACGGGAACGTCCTTGGCCGAGGCCCGGCGGCTCGCCGACGACGCCCTGCACGGGATACGGCTCGCGCTGCGCGAGGTCGAGTTCATTGACGGCAAGCTGGCGCACCGGCTGCTCGTGCACGAGCAGCGCGCGTCTGTCGACCGGGCCTTCGGCACGGCCTCCTGCGCTCACCGCACCGAGCTGGCCGGCGAGGTACGCACCGCCCGGCGGCCCGGGAGCCCCGCCGCTGCCCCCGGAGCCGCCGCGCCGCGACCGGCGCGGGCTGCTCGCGGGTGTGCCATCTGGATGGGGCTGGCCTGTACGTGCCAGATGTGCTGCGGCACGTACGAGGATCCCTGGTCCCGGGAGCGCCGGGAGGGGCTGTGCAGCAACTGCGACTGCTCGAACTGCTGCGACTGCTGTGACTGCTGTGACTGCTGCGGGAACTGCTGTGACGGCTGTGGCTGCGACGGCTGCGACTGCGGGTGTAACTGCTGACCGCCACGGTGTGACGGCGGCTCAGTCCTTGAGCTCCGGCGGCGAGATCCGCGTGGCGGACTCGACGAGTTCGTGGACCGGGTGATGCCGCTGTTCCAGGAGCGTGGCGCGTTCCGCACGGAATACACGGGCACGACGCTGCGCTCACACCTCGGGTTGACCGAGCCGGTATGGAAGGGTTGATCACATGACGACGGACGCATCCGAGGACTGGAAGCAGTGGCACGAGCACCGCATCGAGACGGTCTCCGCGCCCTACGGACCGCTCGCGCTCACGGGCACGCACTGGATCGAGGACTTTCCGGAGGGTCGACTTCGGGACATCCCCGGTCATTGGGCCGCGAAGGACGACGGGGTCGTCCTGACGGCGGTGGCCGAGGACGGACTGTCCGTCGACGGGGAGCCCTTCACCGGCGAGGTCGTGCTCGACGCCGACCTCGGACCGGCGGCCGGAGCCCGCGTCGGGCGCGGTGAGCGGCGGTTTGTCGTCCTCGTGCGCGAAGAGGTCTGGGGCGTACGCGACTACGACCCCGCCGCACCCACGCGGAAGGCGTTCCAGGGCATCGAGGCCGCGCCGTACGATCCGCGCTGGTCGGTGCCGGGGCACTTCACGCCGTACGGGGAGGACCGCACCGTACGCGTCGAGAACGCGGACGGCGTCACCCGCGGCCTCGGGCTCGGCGGTGTCCTCGCTTTCACCCTGGACGGACAGGACCTCACGCTCCAGGTGTCGGTCGAGAGCGACGGCACGCTGTGGACCGTCTTCGCCGATGCCACCAGCGGGGAGAGCAGTTACCGCTTCCGGTTCCTACGCCCCGCCGCGCCCGACGCCGAGGGGCGTACGACGGTGGACTTCAACCGGGCCGTGCTCCCGCCGTGCGCGTTCGCCGCCCACTTCATCTGCCCCTTCCCGCCGCCGGGCAACGCGCTCGGCGTCGGGATCGAGGCGGGGGAGCGCAACCTGCTCTGAACCAGCCTCTCGTGGCAGCACGCGCCGGCGGTCCGACCGCCGGCGCGTGCTGCGTTTTCGATGGCCCCACCGTGGGCGCGTGTTGTGTTTTCGGCGGTTCGACCCGCGGCGCGTGTTGCGTTCTGATGGCCGGTCGGTTTCCTGTGTTAGTTGTTCCATCCGCCGGGAAAGATCAACGCCCGTAGGACGTACGTAAGTTGAACGCTGCACGGCCGAAAGGCGCCCTTGCGCCGGTCGGCTGTGCGGCCGAATACTCCCCACAGCGCTTGTCAGGGGCACGGCTTGTCCGGAATCCGGACGGGTGGGTCCCCGGCTGCGCCTCACGGGCCCCAACCCCACTTGAGGGCCCCCGACTTCCCTTCGGAGGAACGAACGTGAGGATCAAGCGCACTACCCCCCGCAGCGGCATAGCGAGACGTACCCGGCTGATCGCCGTGGGCACCGGACTCGTGGCCGCGGCCGCCGTCACCATCCCCACCGCCAACGCGAGCGACGCGCAGACCTTCAGCACGTCCCAGCTGAAGAGCGCCAGCTCTTCGGTGCTCAAGGCGGATGTGCCGGGCACCGCCTGGGCGACCGACACGAAGACCAACAAGGTCGTCGTCACGGTCGACAGCACCGTCTCCAAGGCCGAGATCGCGAAGATCAAGCAGGCCGCGGGCGCCAATGCCGGCGCCCTTCAGATCAAGCACACGCCGGGCAAGTTCAGCAAGCTGATCTCCGGCGGCGACGCCATCTATGCGAGTAGCTGGCGCTGCTCCCTCGGCTTCAACGTGCGCAGTGGCAGCACCTACTACTTCCTGACCGCCGGTCACTGCACCGACGGCGCGGGCACCTGGTGGTCGAACTCCTCCCACACCACGGTGCTCGGCAGCACCGCGGGCTCCAGCTTCCCGGTCAACGACTACGGTCTGGTGCGCTACACCAACACCTCGATCACCAAGTCGGGCACCGTCGG
This genomic interval from Streptomyces dengpaensis contains the following:
- a CDS encoding MFS transporter gives rise to the protein MSGTPTAAARCRREAGAGANRWVVLVVLCVSLLLVAVDATVLHVAVPAVTEDLKPDAIELLWIVDVYPLVCASLLILFGTLGDRVGRRRVLLLGYGLFGVASGIAALADNAQVLIGARALLGVGGAMIMPATLSILRQVFPDRRERALAIGIWSAVAAVGAAIGPLLGGFLLEHFWWGSVFLINIPLMLVSLPVGRLLLPESRGDRNGPWDVVGALMAAAGLFGIVLGVKRLGGGEAPFSPFTLVPLLVGGALMAGFVRRQRRRASPLVDLRMFARSAFSTSVGCIVLAMLALVGLELIAAQYLQLVLGLSPLETGLRLLPLTVAAMASGLAGAKMLRRLGPRAMVCFGFCLTAAAVVTLTAMGREDNAGLLLFGFVLLGFGLETTLFGAYESMLSEAPPAQAGGAAAIGETSYQLGAGIGIALLGSVMNAAYAPGLSSVPGVPAADSAAAGHSLGEAYEVAARLGGAPGAALRHTARDSFVHGLHVTLLVSAGLLLLGAVMALRLPRVMECPPPAGSAEIPAPRKVADSRVSA
- a CDS encoding acyl-CoA dehydrogenase family protein, coding for MSASSKLPPFDPADPLGIDDLLDLEDLVIRDTVRAWAADRVLPYVAEWYEKGELPGIRELARELGGIGALGMSLQGYGCAGASAVQYGLACLELEAADSGIRSLVSVQGSLAMYALHRFGSEEQKHEWLPRMAAGEVIGCFGLTEPDHGSDPGSMRTYAKRDGGDWVLNGRKMWITNGSVAGVAVVWAQTDDGIRGFVVPTDATGFSAPEIKHKWSLRASVTSELILDDVRLPADAVLPDVTGLKGPLSCLSHARYGIVWGSMGAARASFEAAVEYAKTREQFGRPIGGFQLTQAKLADMAVELHKGILLAHHLGRRMDAGRLRPEQVSFGKLNNVREAIEICRTARTILGANGISLEYPVMRHATNLESVLTYEGTVEMHQLVLGKALTGLDAFR
- a CDS encoding cell division protein SepF — protein: MGSVRKASAWLGLVDDNDDERYYDDDYAEGQESGDAWVTDPRVKVASETAEEKGRRIGTVTPDSFRDARGIGELFRDGVPVIINLTSMEPADAKRVVDFAAGLTFGLRGTIERVATRVFLLTPANTEIVNGEAAGRQTDGFFNQS
- a CDS encoding DUF1684 domain-containing protein, whose protein sequence is MTTDASEDWKQWHEHRIETVSAPYGPLALTGTHWIEDFPEGRLRDIPGHWAAKDDGVVLTAVAEDGLSVDGEPFTGEVVLDADLGPAAGARVGRGERRFVVLVREEVWGVRDYDPAAPTRKAFQGIEAAPYDPRWSVPGHFTPYGEDRTVRVENADGVTRGLGLGGVLAFTLDGQDLTLQVSVESDGTLWTVFADATSGESSYRFRFLRPAAPDAEGRTTVDFNRAVLPPCAFAAHFICPFPPPGNALGVGIEAGERNLL
- a CDS encoding S1 family peptidase, coding for MRIKRTTPRSGIARRTRLIAVGTGLVAAAAVTIPTANASDAQTFSTSQLKSASSSVLKADVPGTAWATDTKTNKVVVTVDSTVSKAEIAKIKQAAGANAGALQIKHTPGKFSKLISGGDAIYASSWRCSLGFNVRSGSTYYFLTAGHCTDGAGTWWSNSSHTTVLGSTAGSSFPVNDYGLVRYTNTSITKSGTVGSVDITSAATPSVGTTVYRRGSTTGTHSGRVTALNATVNYGGGDIVYGMIQTTVCAEPGDSGGPLYSNSGIAYGLTSGGSGNCSSGGTTFFQPVTEALSAYGVSVY